Proteins from a single region of Methanoculleus taiwanensis:
- a CDS encoding ABC transporter permease gives MTLPGEQLRRSLAVARKDIRIYYIKGPVVIFGLLIPLFLFLAFSLGNRFASIPFLISGLLAMTVFFTATAVSPVIFPWETQARTLERLAAAPITVPALVFGDMLASFLFGALIALVPVGIGVALGVTITSPAVLLAGILLGAVCFASLGVLLAVPPARAPQNIMMLSSLIKFPLIFISGIFIPVESLPVWGRVLAAVSPLTYFTDIARFAMGEVNFYPIALDLVVLAGFSLLFLGAAMFLHGRTLPKRL, from the coding sequence ATGACCCTACCCGGCGAGCAGCTGCGGCGATCGCTCGCCGTCGCCCGGAAGGATATCAGGATCTACTACATCAAGGGGCCGGTCGTCATCTTCGGCCTCCTGATACCGCTCTTCCTCTTCCTGGCCTTCTCGCTTGGCAACCGGTTCGCATCGATCCCATTCCTCATCTCCGGGCTGCTCGCGATGACCGTCTTCTTCACCGCAACGGCGGTCTCGCCGGTGATATTTCCCTGGGAGACCCAGGCGCGGACGCTCGAACGGCTCGCCGCTGCCCCGATCACGGTTCCGGCGCTGGTCTTCGGGGATATGCTGGCGTCGTTCCTCTTCGGGGCGCTGATAGCCCTCGTCCCGGTCGGCATCGGGGTGGCGCTCGGCGTAACGATCACCTCTCCGGCGGTGCTGCTCGCCGGCATCCTGCTCGGCGCAGTCTGCTTCGCCTCGCTCGGCGTCCTCCTTGCCGTCCCGCCTGCACGAGCGCCGCAGAACATCATGATGCTCTCGTCGCTCATCAAGTTCCCCCTGATCTTCATCTCCGGTATCTTCATCCCGGTCGAGTCCCTGCCGGTCTGGGGGCGGGTGCTCGCCGCGGTCTCGCCGCTGACCTACTTCACCGACATCGCCCGCTTCGCGATGGGGGAGGTGAACTTCTACCCGATCGCCCTCGATCTTGTCGTCCTCGCCGGTTTCTCCCTCCTCTTCCTCGGGGCGGCGATGTTCCTGCACGGACGGACGCTTCCAAAGAGGCTCTGA
- a CDS encoding DEAD/DEAH box helicase family protein — protein sequence MRRLQPHEIEYLSNPDQFTFAFFRARVLDPLPAAAALGIADEELLNYYENALRRDGRFLLRLDPNGDHYERLERYVAKTAHLLFSGRDADEDLSAFTRFRHQCYRALHPFTESQKIAILKKICLGTGCPPELVDETATLFAVGSGLFAMELYTRLRDAGSADAFAARLGEIELLADLAARPTLLYPLWPHQQQALEAWLRAGGRGILEMATATGKTLVGLAAALKLYEVHGRLEVLVLAHSRALLNQWRREAVLKLGLSESAGADYTVPLSYADRFTIRFETLQKVYRAPHRYPADLLIVDEVHHGAGLSFRKALSVPVRWKMGLSATVEGAERRQPLDRALGPTVYTFTLKDARDRAVIPSFSLHLHTTYLDVREDEEFREISEQIVQGLAVINGRHREIVRRLSNGRFDRFESLADFVGLMRQLRYRTAEVPEAWYRLVGLVYRRRMIVHRSAPKTSRAIALARRLGAAKKCIVFSMDIATCDAIYTALKDTVDAYRVHSGMPRNEVQRSLDRFRSAQTGILIAPKMLDEGIDVPDAEIGINVASSKTRLQLVQRMGRILRKRPGKEPIFHHFVALPQAYVDAEDAFAYQSDLAWIRDTALLLDVPVLQAPSVEEGITDFCRRSEATVRDYLKNRRYVATDDFGTVRVDAILDAIPERLRRELAGSLASCPGDLTDEAWLAMAKSACRAGEVPGLSGMHWLLILAGREPRALRELLLTGLDPAAPQRPVPAELPAPPARRDGGLRPVEDAVRALERAANPEQEWAARRRLTEIGAPAVPLLLPLLRSPRDATAARAVGVLGAIGDSRAVDPLLCSLADRRPDIRAGAALALGRLGDPRARLSLMRALKDREPAVRKAARKALDAMKGR from the coding sequence ATGCGACGACTCCAGCCGCACGAGATTGAGTACCTGTCGAATCCGGATCAATTCACCTTTGCGTTCTTCCGCGCCCGCGTCCTCGACCCGCTCCCCGCCGCCGCCGCGCTCGGCATAGCGGACGAAGAACTGCTGAACTACTACGAAAACGCCCTCCGGCGGGACGGCCGTTTTCTGCTCAGGCTCGACCCGAACGGCGATCACTACGAGCGCCTCGAGCGGTACGTCGCCAAGACCGCCCACCTGCTCTTCTCCGGCCGGGACGCCGACGAAGATCTCTCTGCTTTTACCCGGTTCCGCCACCAGTGCTACCGGGCGCTCCACCCGTTCACGGAGAGCCAGAAGATCGCCATCCTCAAGAAGATCTGCCTCGGGACCGGGTGCCCGCCGGAGCTCGTGGACGAGACGGCGACGCTCTTTGCGGTCGGAAGCGGCCTCTTTGCGATGGAACTCTATACCCGGCTCCGGGATGCGGGGAGTGCCGATGCGTTCGCCGCACGGCTCGGGGAGATCGAGCTCCTTGCCGACCTCGCCGCACGGCCGACGCTCCTCTACCCCCTCTGGCCGCACCAGCAGCAGGCGCTCGAGGCCTGGCTCCGTGCCGGCGGCAGGGGCATCCTCGAGATGGCGACGGCGACCGGGAAGACGCTCGTCGGCCTCGCCGCCGCCCTGAAACTCTACGAGGTGCACGGGCGCCTCGAGGTGCTGGTGCTCGCCCATTCCCGCGCTCTGCTGAACCAGTGGCGGCGGGAAGCCGTCCTGAAACTCGGGTTATCGGAGAGTGCCGGCGCCGACTATACGGTGCCGCTCTCCTACGCCGATCGGTTCACGATCCGGTTCGAGACGCTCCAGAAGGTCTACCGCGCCCCGCACCGCTACCCGGCCGATCTCCTGATCGTCGACGAGGTGCACCACGGTGCAGGACTTTCGTTCCGAAAAGCGCTCTCCGTCCCCGTGAGGTGGAAGATGGGTCTCTCGGCAACGGTCGAGGGGGCGGAACGCCGCCAGCCGCTCGACCGGGCTCTCGGCCCGACCGTCTATACCTTCACCCTCAAAGACGCCCGCGACCGTGCGGTTATTCCGTCGTTTTCGCTCCACCTCCATACAACCTACCTGGACGTCCGGGAGGACGAGGAGTTCCGCGAGATCTCCGAACAGATCGTCCAGGGCCTTGCCGTCATCAACGGCCGCCACCGCGAGATCGTCCGGCGGCTCTCGAACGGCCGGTTCGACCGGTTCGAGAGTCTCGCAGACTTCGTCGGCCTGATGCGGCAGCTCCGCTATCGGACCGCCGAGGTGCCGGAGGCGTGGTACCGGCTCGTCGGCCTCGTCTACCGGCGGCGCATGATCGTCCACCGGTCGGCTCCGAAGACGAGCCGGGCGATCGCCCTCGCCCGCCGCCTCGGGGCGGCGAAGAAGTGTATCGTCTTTTCGATGGATATCGCGACCTGCGACGCCATCTACACCGCTCTCAAAGATACGGTGGATGCCTACCGTGTCCACTCCGGGATGCCGCGAAACGAGGTGCAGCGCTCTCTCGACCGGTTCCGGTCGGCGCAGACCGGCATCCTGATCGCGCCGAAGATGCTTGACGAGGGTATCGACGTTCCGGATGCGGAGATCGGGATCAACGTCGCATCCTCAAAGACCCGGCTGCAGCTCGTGCAGCGCATGGGCAGAATCCTCCGGAAACGGCCGGGAAAAGAACCGATATTTCACCATTTCGTCGCCCTGCCGCAGGCCTACGTCGACGCGGAAGACGCGTTCGCCTACCAGAGCGATCTCGCCTGGATCCGGGATACCGCTCTCCTGCTGGATGTCCCGGTGCTGCAGGCGCCGTCGGTGGAGGAGGGCATCACCGACTTCTGCCGGAGAAGCGAAGCAACCGTCCGTGACTACCTCAAAAACCGGCGGTATGTTGCGACGGACGATTTCGGCACGGTGCGGGTCGATGCTATCCTCGATGCGATCCCGGAGCGTCTCCGGCGGGAGCTCGCCGGTTCGCTCGCATCGTGCCCGGGAGACCTCACCGACGAAGCCTGGCTGGCGATGGCGAAGAGCGCCTGCCGCGCCGGCGAGGTCCCGGGTCTCTCCGGCATGCACTGGCTCCTCATCCTTGCCGGGCGCGAACCGCGGGCGCTCCGCGAGTTACTCCTGACGGGCCTCGACCCTGCTGCTCCTCAAAGACCGGTTCCGGCCGAACTCCCGGCTCCTCCCGCCCGGAGAGACGGCGGGTTGCGGCCTGTGGAGGATGCTGTCCGGGCGCTGGAACGGGCGGCGAATCCGGAGCAGGAGTGGGCTGCCCGCCGCCGGCTCACGGAGATCGGTGCACCGGCCGTCCCCCTGCTGCTCCCTCTGCTCAGATCGCCCCGGGATGCGACGGCCGCCCGTGCCGTCGGGGTGCTGGGAGCGATCGGCGATTCGCGTGCGGTCGATCCGCTGCTCTGCAGTCTCGCCGACAGACGCCCGGATATCCGTGCCGGGGCAGCTCTCGCGCTCGGACGGCTCGGCGATCCGCGTGCCCGGCTCTCCCTGATGCGGGCTCTGAAAGACCGCGAACCTGCCGTGCGGAAGGCCGCCCGAAAGGCGCTCGACGCGATGAAGGGCAGGTGA